Part of the Thiohalorhabdus sp. Cl-TMA genome, CCGGTTGCCGGGGATAAAAAGGAGAATTCGAGTCCCCTTTGACCGGTTTTTCGGCTCTCAAAGGGGAAATGGGGCCGATGGAAGCCCGTTTTTCATCGCCCTGCTAGGACCGCCAAGTGCGCGTCTCTGGATTTCCGCCAGGGTCGCCAAGAGGTCGGTATCTTCGCTCCCCATGTCCCGGCTTCCTTGCCGCCCTATAGTGTATATGGTCTAATCAGCCGCGAATTCAACTATTGAACAAGCTGTGAGTACCGAAGGAACACGCTATCACCTCCTGCGCTTGCTGGAGGATAATCCGGAAGCTACACAACGCGAACTGGCTATGGGCATGGGCGTGTCCGTGGGCAAGGCGAATTACGTTCTACGTGCCCTTATGGACAAAGGGTTGGTAAAGGCACAAAACTTCCGGCGCTCTGACAACAAACGCGCCTATCTTTACAAGCTCACCCCCGCCGGAGTAGCCGAGAAGATGCGCATCGCCCGTAGTTACTTAGCGCAGCGCAAGGCGGAGTATGAACGCATCCGGGAAGAGATCGAGGCGCTTGAGGCGGAGCTAGGAGCCTTAAGAGCGGAGGAAGACGGGTGACCACTAAAGAAGCTGGCTGTCCCCAACCATGTTAGCCGTCTACCGAAAGGTCTTGGAACTTTTAACTCCTCGGGAGAAGCGCCAGGGCATCCTGGTCTTGGGCGTCGTTACTGGCATGGCCGTGCTGGAGGTTGCGGGCGTGGCTTCGGTTATGCCCTTCCTCTCTGTAATGGCGAACCCTAAGGCAATTGATACTAATGAAGCCTTGGCTTGGCTGTTCAGTGTTCTGGGTTATGAATCACGCGAACGCTTCCTGGTTTTCCTGGGTGTTGGTGCCTTCTTTTTGGTGTTTTTCTCAGGGATGTTCCGGATCTTTGCCCATTATGTAATGAACCGCTACATCCAGATGCGTCGCCACAGCATCTCCAAACGTCTCTTGGAGACCTACCTACGTCAGTCCTACGCCTTTTTCCTGGATCGAAACAGCGGTGATATGGCCAAAGGTATTCTCTCCGAGGTAGACCAGCTGATCGCCAATGTTTTCCAACCTGGGATCTTGGCTATGGCCTATGCAGTGGTAGCCATAGCTATTCTTTTGCTCTTGCTCGCTATGGATCCGTTGCTGTCCCTGGGAGTAGCGGCCTTTATTGGCGGGTTGTATGCCTTGATTTATAGCGCAGTACGCGGATTTTTGGAACGGATTGGTAGTGAACGTGCTGAAGCTAATCGGAAGCGGTTCACTACTGCTGGTGAGGTATTAGGGGGGATAAAGGTCATTAAACTCTTGGGCCGAGAGTCTGCCTATTTGACTCGCTTTTCACCAGTTTCGGCGCAATTCTCTCGGAATATGGCTACAAACGATACCCTTGGCCAAGCACCCAAATTTTTAATCGAAGCAGTAGCCATTGGAGGTATCTTGGCTCTTGCCGTGGTGCTTATGGCTACACGGGACGACATCGGGGAAGTTTTTCCGATCCTAGGTCTCTATGCCTTCGCCGGCTACAAACTCTTGCCAGCGGCTCAGAATATTTACAATGGCATAGCCAAACTCCGGTTTGGCGCCGCAGCAGTGGAAACTGTTCATCAAGACCTCCAGCAGAGAACATTCCTCGCGTCAATTCGACGTCAGTCACAGAACCCTTTGACCCCTAAGCGGGAGGTAAGGCTGGAAAATATTAGCTTTACATATTCTAATGGTCCGGGCTATGCCCTAAAGGGAATAAATCTGACGATTCCAGTAGAAACCACTGTCGGTTTGGTTGGCGGAACCGGGGCGGGCAAGACCACCTTGGTGGACATTGTCTTGGGACTTCTTCGCCCCACTGAAGGCCAAGTAGTCATCGACGGCACCCCAGTAACTGACGAAAACCTTGGAGCTTGGCAGCAGGCCTTGGGTTATGTGCCCCAGGAGATCTTCCTGAGTGATGCCACCATCTTGGAGAACATTGCTTTCGGCGTCTCGAGAGAAGAGATTGATTGGGAGGCGGTGGAACGTTCCGCACGCATGGCGCAGGTGCATGAGTTCATAACCCAGGAGCTTCCCCAAGGATATAAGACCGAAGTGGGTGAGAGAGGGGTACGTTTGTCAGGAGGTCAGCGTCAGCGGATCGGCATTGCTAGGGCTTTGTACCATGATCCCGAAGTTCTGGTCTTAGACGAGGCGACCAGTGCCTTGGATAACGTTACCGAGCGAGCAGTGATGGAGGCTGTGCATAATCTTCATGAGCAAAAAACCGTTATTTTGATCGCTCATCGGCTAAGTACTGTGCAGAATTGCGACCTGATTTATCTTCTGGAAGAAGGTCAAGTGGCCGGACGCGGTACTTATCAAAATCTTCT contains:
- a CDS encoding MarR family EPS-associated transcriptional regulator, which produces MSTEGTRYHLLRLLEDNPEATQRELAMGMGVSVGKANYVLRALMDKGLVKAQNFRRSDNKRAYLYKLTPAGVAEKMRIARSYLAQRKAEYERIREEIEALEAELGALRAEEDG
- a CDS encoding ABC transporter ATP-binding protein, which gives rise to MLAVYRKVLELLTPREKRQGILVLGVVTGMAVLEVAGVASVMPFLSVMANPKAIDTNEALAWLFSVLGYESRERFLVFLGVGAFFLVFFSGMFRIFAHYVMNRYIQMRRHSISKRLLETYLRQSYAFFLDRNSGDMAKGILSEVDQLIANVFQPGILAMAYAVVAIAILLLLLAMDPLLSLGVAAFIGGLYALIYSAVRGFLERIGSERAEANRKRFTTAGEVLGGIKVIKLLGRESAYLTRFSPVSAQFSRNMATNDTLGQAPKFLIEAVAIGGILALAVVLMATRDDIGEVFPILGLYAFAGYKLLPAAQNIYNGIAKLRFGAAAVETVHQDLQQRTFLASIRRQSQNPLTPKREVRLENISFTYSNGPGYALKGINLTIPVETTVGLVGGTGAGKTTLVDIVLGLLRPTEGQVVIDGTPVTDENLGAWQQALGYVPQEIFLSDATILENIAFGVSREEIDWEAVERSARMAQVHEFITQELPQGYKTEVGERGVRLSGGQRQRIGIARALYHDPEVLVLDEATSALDNVTERAVMEAVHNLHEQKTVILIAHRLSTVQNCDLIYLLEEGQVAGRGTYQNLLQENLSFRAMVTSAK